Proteins encoded by one window of Pristiophorus japonicus isolate sPriJap1 chromosome 17, sPriJap1.hap1, whole genome shotgun sequence:
- the LOC139228305 gene encoding uncharacterized protein, whose amino-acid sequence MPQFTFACFCGLHGFCNSKKKKEEHGSERETSV is encoded by the coding sequence ATGCCCCAATTCACATTCGCTTGTTTCTGTGGACTCCATGGCTTTTGCAATTCTAAGAAAAAGAAGGAAGAACATGGTTCAGAACGGGAGACATCCGTGTAA